A portion of the Adhaeribacter radiodurans genome contains these proteins:
- a CDS encoding M56 family metallopeptidase gives MNNILLYLLESGTCLLVFYLLYELLLKRETCFLYNRFYLLITPLLSFIIPLVELPFLQPEPFTIFVAQQLAPITITVNASAPSSNSTILSWQTLLGILYTVGVAFFSFRLGKQLYLLHQFAQKTQPDSFYWQNIPVHKTQGAQPTFSFWNCIFWDNSQTLSTSEKERILLHEAVHIRQKHSLDILYLELFRIIFWFNPLLYLYQQALTNTHEFIADAAVLRTTSPETYTSLLARQMLHSLEFSFGNYFNKSLTLKRMKMIQQIPHRPSIIKLLAALPVLGILLFVLSCAEPENPVNQSSKGNSKTNTLNIDGEEVFTFVEQAPNFPGGMEKMVAFLGKNIKYPEAAINANLEGTVVAEFVVTKAGKITDIKIVKSLSPETNAEAKRVISLMPNWEPGKQDGKPLHVKYTLPIRFALGEPATEKIRGFTPYQDDQNKNIFTQVEVLPQFPGGIEKMYSFLGKNIKYPAAAQKAKKEGTVVVTFVITDQGIIKDLEIVKGLTAETNAEALRVIKLMPPWTPGKQNGKPVNVQYTLPLRFSLGARSTSIQTSYINWTTPLQNNC, from the coding sequence ATGAATAATATTTTGCTATACCTCTTGGAATCGGGCACTTGCTTGCTCGTATTTTACCTGCTGTATGAACTGCTTCTGAAAAGAGAAACGTGTTTCCTGTACAATCGCTTTTATTTACTAATAACACCCCTCTTATCTTTTATTATTCCGCTTGTTGAACTGCCTTTTTTGCAACCCGAACCATTTACCATTTTCGTAGCCCAGCAACTGGCACCCATTACCATAACCGTTAATGCTTCTGCCCCTTCTTCTAATTCTACGATACTTTCCTGGCAAACCTTATTGGGAATATTATATACAGTTGGGGTCGCTTTTTTTAGTTTTCGGTTGGGCAAGCAATTATATCTTCTGCACCAATTTGCGCAAAAAACGCAACCGGATTCTTTCTACTGGCAAAACATTCCGGTTCATAAAACTCAAGGTGCTCAACCTACCTTTTCTTTCTGGAACTGCATTTTCTGGGATAACAGCCAAACATTGAGTACTTCTGAAAAGGAACGTATTTTACTGCACGAAGCGGTACATATCCGGCAAAAACACAGTTTAGATATTCTTTACCTTGAACTATTCAGAATAATTTTTTGGTTTAACCCGCTGCTTTATTTATACCAGCAAGCCCTAACCAACACCCACGAATTTATTGCCGATGCGGCCGTATTACGCACCACTTCTCCAGAAACTTACACCAGCTTACTGGCCAGGCAAATGCTGCACAGCCTGGAGTTTTCTTTTGGTAATTACTTTAATAAATCTCTCACTTTAAAACGTATGAAAATGATTCAGCAAATCCCTCATCGCCCGAGTATAATAAAGTTATTAGCTGCTTTGCCCGTTTTAGGAATTTTATTGTTTGTACTTTCTTGCGCTGAACCGGAAAACCCGGTAAATCAATCTTCAAAAGGTAACAGTAAAACAAATACCCTAAATATTGATGGGGAGGAAGTATTTACTTTTGTGGAACAAGCCCCAAATTTTCCAGGTGGAATGGAAAAGATGGTTGCCTTTTTAGGTAAAAATATTAAGTATCCGGAAGCAGCTATAAATGCCAACTTGGAAGGAACTGTAGTAGCAGAATTTGTAGTGACCAAAGCTGGGAAAATAACTGATATTAAAATTGTAAAGAGCCTTAGCCCGGAAACTAATGCCGAAGCAAAAAGAGTTATTTCCTTAATGCCCAACTGGGAACCTGGCAAACAAGACGGTAAACCTTTACACGTGAAATACACTTTGCCTATCCGTTTTGCCTTAGGAGAACCCGCCACTGAAAAAATCAGGGGATTTACTCCATACCAAGACGATCAAAATAAGAATATTTTTACGCAAGTAGAAGTGTTACCGCAATTTCCGGGTGGGATAGAGAAAATGTATTCTTTCCTGGGTAAAAACATTAAATATCCGGCAGCCGCTCAAAAAGCGAAGAAAGAAGGTACCGTGGTGGTCACGTTTGTAATAACGGATCAGGGTATTATTAAAGACCTTGAAATAGTAAAAGGCTTAACCGCTGAAACAAACGCCGAAGCGTTGCGCGTAATTAAATTAATGCCCCCCTGGACTCCGGGTAAACAAAATGGTAAACCAGTTAACGTACAATATACTCTGCCGCTACGCTTTTCTTTGGGTGCTAGATCTACTTCCATTCAAACCAGCTATATTAACTGGACCACACCCTTACAGAATAATTGTTAG
- a CDS encoding energy transducer TonB, translating into MKIINKLSGFTISKHFPALLIFTILIFFLSSNTVAWSNILKKLVVVSLTLKIKKTEKLNTLSSARSNTLKFVNPTIITKDTIPANNQDDKVFTIVEQQPEFPGGMKELSNFILRNIRLPQNPKYANAKGTVYTQFIITKQGKIKDIRIVKGINPGADFEAKNLISRMPDWIPGKQNGKPVNVQYTLPLKFQFKTEFPTKNKPG; encoded by the coding sequence ATGAAAATAATAAATAAATTAAGCGGCTTTACTATATCAAAGCACTTTCCTGCTTTACTAATTTTTACCATTTTAATATTTTTTCTTTCCTCAAATACTGTTGCTTGGAGCAATATTCTAAAGAAACTGGTTGTTGTTTCCCTAACTTTGAAAATTAAAAAAACAGAGAAATTAAATACCTTAAGTTCGGCAAGAAGCAATACTCTAAAATTTGTTAATCCTACAATTATCACAAAGGACACCATTCCTGCCAATAATCAGGACGACAAAGTATTTACCATTGTGGAACAACAACCTGAATTTCCGGGTGGTATGAAAGAATTGAGCAATTTTATACTAAGAAACATACGATTACCCCAAAACCCCAAATATGCTAATGCAAAAGGAACGGTTTATACTCAGTTTATTATAACGAAACAAGGTAAGATTAAAGATATCAGAATTGTAAAAGGTATAAATCCTGGAGCAGATTTTGAGGCTAAAAATTTAATTTCCCGCATGCCTGACTGGATTCCGGGTAAGCAAAACGGCAAACCGGTAAATGTGCAATATACATTGCCTTTAAAATTTCAATTTAAAACGGAATTTCCAACAAAAAATAAACCGGGCTAA
- a CDS encoding energy transducer TonB produces MKMQTNYFTLSWKQVNFTLFLSLASIMLLSGNAGANNFKTGFMGNTYSLKSKMLRKVPIFKQQVAPEDTVYKDVEQLPQFPGGLKKMYQFLANNIRHPGKSARVASDGTVIAKFIVTDQGKIKDLKIEQSINPQVDAETLRVIKLMPDWEAGKQNGKSVNVEYTLPIRFATQ; encoded by the coding sequence ATGAAAATGCAAACCAACTATTTTACCCTTAGCTGGAAGCAAGTAAACTTTACCCTATTTTTGAGCCTGGCCTCGATCATGCTTCTATCCGGCAATGCAGGGGCGAACAATTTTAAAACAGGCTTCATGGGAAATACATATTCTTTAAAAAGTAAGATGCTGCGAAAAGTACCTATATTCAAACAGCAAGTTGCTCCAGAAGATACCGTATATAAAGATGTAGAACAGCTACCCCAGTTTCCGGGTGGTTTAAAGAAAATGTACCAGTTTTTAGCAAATAACATCCGTCATCCCGGCAAATCAGCCAGAGTTGCATCAGACGGGACAGTAATTGCTAAATTTATAGTAACGGACCAAGGCAAAATAAAAGACCTGAAAATTGAACAAAGTATAAACCCGCAAGTAGACGCCGAAACACTACGAGTTATTAAATTAATGCCGGACTGGGAAGCTGGCAAACAAAATGGCAAATCAGTAAACGTTGAGTACACTTTACCTATCAGGTTTGCTACGCAGTAA
- the surE gene encoding 5'/3'-nucleotidase SurE has translation MASKKPLILISNDDGITAPGIRTLVNVMKRIGEVVVVAPDSPQSGMGHAITVANTLRLDKSTAFADVEAYECSGTPADCVKLAKHHVLKDRQPDLVVSGINHGSNSSISVLYSGTMSAAIEAAIEGLPAIGFSLCDYGHEADFSHTEPYVEQIVREALKHGIPVNTALNVNIPKNSDTPIAGIKVCRQAHARWQEEFDERLDPNQRRYFWMTGSFVNPDKGEDTDEWALAHNFVSVVPCQYDMTAYHAIAQINNEWQLENDDKPEITKKAHD, from the coding sequence ATGGCCTCAAAAAAACCTTTAATATTAATTTCGAACGACGATGGCATTACTGCTCCTGGTATTCGCACCTTAGTAAACGTAATGAAACGGATTGGCGAAGTGGTGGTAGTTGCACCGGATAGTCCCCAATCCGGAATGGGCCACGCCATTACGGTGGCGAATACCTTACGCTTAGATAAATCTACTGCTTTTGCCGATGTAGAAGCCTACGAATGCTCCGGCACTCCCGCCGACTGTGTAAAGCTGGCTAAACACCACGTACTTAAAGACCGGCAACCCGATTTAGTAGTAAGTGGCATTAATCACGGTTCTAATTCCAGCATTAGTGTTTTGTATTCCGGTACTATGTCGGCTGCCATAGAAGCTGCCATAGAAGGATTACCTGCTATTGGCTTTTCGCTTTGCGACTACGGCCACGAAGCCGATTTTTCGCACACGGAACCCTATGTAGAACAGATTGTGCGGGAAGCCCTTAAACATGGAATACCGGTAAATACCGCGTTAAACGTAAATATTCCGAAGAATTCTGATACGCCCATTGCTGGCATAAAAGTTTGTCGCCAGGCACATGCCCGCTGGCAGGAAGAATTTGACGAACGTTTAGATCCGAATCAACGCCGCTACTTCTGGATGACCGGCAGCTTTGTAAACCCCGACAAAGGCGAAGATACCGACGAATGGGCGCTGGCGCATAACTTTGTTTCGGTAGTACCGTGCCAGTACGACATGACGGCTTACCATGCCATTGCGCAAATAAATAACGAATGGCAATTAGAAAATGATGATAAACCGGAAATAACAAAAAAGGCTCATGATTAA